The genome window CCTTTGCAGTGCAGGGGGCCGAGCAGGCTGACAGCTGGGGCCACAGTTGAGCCCTCAAGGGCCCCTCTGGCTGAGgtgagttttttttcttcttcctacgAAGAAGTGATCAACTCAAAAGTTTATAGAAATTCTTTATTACACAAAAATAGACTCTCTTTTCCCTCTGTGTACATGACCCCACTTTGGTCTCTGTTTCGAGGGAGACAGGAAGCTCCCaagcctcttccttctccctccatgATGGGAGCTGCAGCTGGCAGGGTCGTTCCCCTCCCGGGCTCTACTCCGGATTCCTCCTCACACCTGTCTCTGCCATCTGCTCACATGCCAGGTCATCTCACGGGCCCACTCCCTCAGCTTAGCAGGCAAGGGCAGGAAAGAGCAGTGGCCAGGCTGGTCCCACTCCCTCTCAGGGTGGGCGCCAGGGCCAGGGCagggctgtgggtgctgggagggtGTGGTGTTGATGTGGATGTGGGGCTGGTGGCGTTGCTTCATtttctgtggcccagcaggactTTGGTGATGAAGGTGACAATGGCGCTCGCTGGCTGGTCTGGGTCAAGCTCCGCAAAGAGGTGGCACACATTTTCCCAGGGACTTCCCGGCTTCTTGGCCACGAAACCAAAGATCCTACAGGGACAGAGCCAGGGCTGGGCCTCGGCATCCCTCTCACTGGGGGACGTTGCAGGCCCTGAGGGGTGGTGCGTGCCAGGCCAGGTTGCACTTGGCAGGGAGACTTACTTGGAGGTGGTTCCGTCAGGGTTGGTCCATCTGAAAAGAGAGGGCCATATGGGAGGAGTGCAGCCCGGGGCCGGTTCCGGAGCCCGAGGGGCTGGGCTCTGAGGAAGCTCACCTGCGGTCCTGGGGGTCCGTGCTGGAGAAGGTGATGCTGCCCACTGGGTAATGGCGTCGGAAGAAGAGCCTGTGAGGGGCGGGCGGGTGAGGGAAGTCACTCCTGGGgcgtggggtgggggcagggcttAGAGGGTAGAGTGCTAGCCCCTCAAGCAAGAGAGCGAGTTTGCACCCCCAGACCCCAGGCAGCTGGGGGGTACGCATGGTGGCCGCCTACAGGTCTAGCCTCAGGAGCAAGCTGGCCAGCAAGACCCGCTGTCAGTGAGCTCAGGGTTTggctgagaccctgcctcaacaggTGCAGCGACCAGGAAGACTTAACACTGTCGCGCAAACACGCATACGCACGTGTCACACTGCACACgtgaagagaaggaagaacaaaACTATAGCCCTGGCCGCCAAGGCCCTTCCCTGAGACTCTGCAGAGCCCAGTCTGTGCCAGGCTTACTTTCTCTGGTTGTCGGTCAGTGTGATGCCTTGGGCTGAGACCTTGAAGTGGACAATGGCTGGAACTGGGTTGGGGCTGCAGCTCAGAgctgcagagctggccctggccACAGCCTGCGGGCCGGTCAGCGACTCTGTCTCCACAGAGGTCAGGTAGAGCACACTGCAGGCTAAAGAGACAGGCTGGTGAGCCAGCGCGGCTTTGCCAGGACCCAGCTCCGCCACCCACCAGTCTCTTCGCATCCCACCAACTGGAATCCTGTACTAACGAGTTAGACAGCAACTCCCGGACTCCAGGGCAGCCAGCAAGGGTGGGAGGAGGCCGAAGGACACACACTTTAAGTCCTTGCCTCTGCTGCAGCTGATTCCCGCCTAGTACACCTGAGGGCTCAGCCCTGAGCCCTTCCCCACCTCCCGGAGCAAAGGGGCGCCCCTGCCTGGAGGGTTAAATGCCTCTGCCCGCCTTTCCGTGTATCCCCGTGTCTGGTGCCCACAGTGTGCTTTTGCCCAGCAGAGAGGGATGCGAGGCACCCTACCTGCTCCCTGGCGCAGGAGATCTGCTGCTGTGCTCATGTTGGTGGGCGCTGGGGCCTCCAGGGTTTCTTCCAGGGGGTCTGGGGAGAGGAGGGCCACCAAGGAAGGTCAAGAGGGAGAAGCTTCCTTGTACCACAGGTCCCCTGGCTGCCCTAAGGGAAGGGGGACGCAGGACCTGTGCTGGCTGTAGAGGTGAGGAGAGCTGGGATCACCCACCTTTACTTGGAATCCGCAAGCAGCAGGGCAGGGAGATGGGGGAGATGGAGTGCTGAGAGACCAGGGCAGACAGGCTGCCTGCAAGGGGAGGAGAGCCATGCTGAGGAGCCCAGAGAGCCAAGCTTTCTCTGCCCTCTTGAAGCCTCTCCCTCAAGAGCGCCACCCATCACTCAGACTCCTGCTCCTCACCAAAATAGGGCTCTGTGGGACAACCCTTGATCTTCACGCCTTTGGGCCCAGTCTCGATGAGGAAATGGCGGACCAGCTGTTCTGAGGGGTCCCCTGAGGAGGGAGTGGTGGTGAAAACAAAGCTGTATGGATTCTCCGCGTGGGGCTGTCCCGAGCAGCAGGGGCTTTCCTTGCCCCTTTCCTCCAGGGAGAGGTCCTGCCTGGCCCTGCaacttctcccctccccacagcTGCTCCCTCAGCTTGAGATTCGTACCTTTCCAAGGCTGGGCACTGGGTGGGGGTGCAGCCACCTTGAGGGCTAGCCCGTAGGCCCCCTGGAACGAGTGACTGTCTCTGATCAGGAAGGCCCCGGGCTCCTTGTCTTTCAGGAGGGCTATGGCTGCAGGGCACACGGTGAGAGATGGCTGGCAGCCCCACACAGCCCGGGTGTAGGCTCCCAACTCTCAGTCAGACAGCTACGGGGATGCCAGGAGTCTGGGGCCTCGGGTCACAGCACTTTGGACAAtacttagtttgaggccaaagcTTAGAATCGCTGCTGGTGAGCAACCCAGCCAAGAGTGAAGCTGGATGGAGTGAACCAAAGGCCCCACTAGGATGAGAGACTCAGAGCCAAGACAGGCCTAAGTGGGGGAGGACAGGGACGGCACACTACCTTTTCTGGCTTCTCACCTTGGTCACGGGAAAGGTGTGGCTTGTACCAGAACTTGGATGTGTCCTGGACAAACTTGACGTTGCTTTGGTTCTCTTGTGAAGAGTGCTCTAGGAGAGGCAGGAACGGAGTTCAGACCCTAGCTCCCCATGGCCCCTCCCTGGGAGATGAAATTCTTTAAAGGACAGCTGGTCTCTCTGGACCCTCATACCTGGGGGCTGGGTGACATCGGGGAGAGGAGGTGCAAAGGTGACATGGTTGGTGCTTCTGGCTGGTGGTGATGGCTGCTGCCCAGACCCTGGCCCGTGCCGCTTTTCCGGAAGTGGAGGCTGAGTGGGACCGTTGGCATCATAGGAGGCAGCCAGGGGGAAGGCGGGGGTGGGTGAGCTCTGGGGTGGTTCTGGGCTGGCCACAAGCCAGGGCATCTGAGTAGGCACGGGAGTAAGAGGGGAGCCATCTGGGCTGTCTGGCGGGGCCCGAGGGCCCTGCCATGGGGCATGGCGGAGTCCAGGCAGGGTGGATGGCACAGGACCCCGAGGACTGGCACTGTTGGGGTGGCCCAATGGGCTCCTTTCCTGAGGCCAGCCATTAGGTGAGCTGGGTGGGGAGGTCTGGGAGAAGGGGCTAGGGTCCAGCGGCTCAGGCCTCTTGGTAGCCAGCAGTTCAGGAGCCTTTTCGGTGCCTCCCTGGACAACAGGGGGCAAGGCCTCGCCAGGACTCAGTCTCTGGGCAGATGCCAAGGAGGGAGACCTGGTATCTTGCCGCCGGGTGCTGCAGGGGCAAAAGGTAGCTGGTCAGACAGCCCCTGCCTTGGGCTGCTGACCCCAGAACCTTCCCgagcagcctctgccttctgcgtACCTCTCCTTGCCCTGCACCGGGCTGCTGGTGTGCAGAGGTGTGGAGGGGCCAGACAGCTCTGAAGGGGCACTGCACGGGACATCTCGGGGAGACCGAGGCAGTGTGCCGTGTCCGCTGGAGCCGTCCCTCCAGGATGGCTCAGGAGACTCTGAGGTGGGAGGGAGCAGCTCTGTGAACAGCAGCCGGCTTGGCTCGGCTCCTCCCATGGCGTCCCCAGAGACACTTAGAGTGTCTCTACCCTGGCAGTCTCCCTCCGGCGTCCTCACCTGTAGATGCCGAGGGTCCTGCGGAGGTCAGGTGCCCAGGCAGGGGGTACTCGTGTCTTCCATCCTCCACAGGAACCTCATAACCCAGCTTCCTGGGTTGCAGGTAGGGTGGACTTCCCGGGGACACTGAGCCAGCCCGCGGTGAGTGGGCGCCAGGGCTGGAGTACCCTCTGCCGTCACTCGGGGGTCCACAGCTGTGAGGTGCCCGGCCGTACGCTGGGCAGTAGCTGGGAACTGCACCTCCACAACCATAGCTGACCAGGGCTGGGTACCCTGGGAGCCCGTACCTGCCTTCGGGGCACACGGCATAGGCGCAGCCCTCGTGCCCGTCCTCGCCCACCTTGGGCGGCTTCAGGCAGCTGTAGTCGGGCACCGGAGCGTGGTGATGCCCACAGGCAGGCACCAGCAGAGGCAGCGGGTGTGCAGGCCTCACGGGGTGGTGCACCAGAGGCTTGCCCGCCTCGCCGGCCCAGCCCTCTCCAGCCTCCCGCTCTAGCCGCAGTCCGTACAGGGCTGCCGTGGGCAGTGCCAGCTTCTCCTCGCAGGCCGGGCACGAGCACACAGCGGGCATGCCCGGCTCCTCCAGGATCACCACCTCGCGGTAGGCCGCCGGGCGGTAGCCGAAGTCTCCGCCGGGCTTCCCCAGCTCGGCCGCGTAGGGGTAGGGCCCCTCGGACAGCGACCTGCAGAGGCGCCTCTTCTCCGCGGCGGCTTCCGCGTAGCCCTGCGGGGACGCCTCGTAGCCGTGGGGCACGCGCCGCCTCTCCAGGGTGCCCTCGGGCCGGCAGTAGCCCCCGTTGGCGACCCCGCAGGGCTCCCGGTAGCCCTGGCGGCAGGAGCAGTGGCGGCCGAGGCCCGGCCGGTGGCCCGGGTACAGCCCGGGGTGCAGGCCCGCGCCCGCCGCGGGCTCCTCGTCGTCCAGGATGGCCGTCTCCCGCCCAGCTCCGCGTGCCCCGCCGGCCGCGCCGCAGCCGCCCAGCAGGCGCTCCAGCTCCTGCCGCTCGGCCGCCGTGGGTGGAGGCCGGCCGGGGGACTCCGCCGTGGGCTCCGCGGTGAGCGTGGACGAATGGCCCGAGTCGCTGCTGACCGAGAGCATCGGGGGCGCGGGAGG of Meriones unguiculatus strain TT.TT164.6M chromosome 8, Bangor_MerUng_6.1, whole genome shotgun sequence contains these proteins:
- the Tns2 gene encoding tensin-2 isoform X8, with product MGLASRAEVTASCQALPPAELRRNTAPVRRIEHLGSTKSLNHAKQRSTLPRSFSLDPLMERRWDLDLTYVTERILAAAFPARPDEQRHRGHLRELAHVLQSKHRDKYLLFNLSEKRHDLTRLNPKVQDFGWPELHAPPLDKLCSICKAMETWLSADPQHVAVLYCKGSKGKLGVIVSAYMHYSKISAGADQALATLTMRKFCEDKVATELQPSQRRYVSYFSGLLSGSIRMNSSPLFLHCVSVPVLPAFEPNTGFQPFLKIYQSMQLVYTSGVYRIAGPGPQQLCISLEPALLLKGDVMVTCYHRGGQGTDRTLVFRVQFHTCTIHGPRLTFPKDQLDEAWADERVPFQASVEFVFSSSPEKGKGSTPRNDPSVSVDYNTAEPAVRWDSYENFNQHPEDGVDGSLAHTRGPLDGSPYAQVQRAPRQTPPAPSPEPPAPPMLSVSSDSGHSSTLTAEPTAESPGRPPPTAAERQELERLLGGCGAAGGARGAGRETAILDDEEPAAGAGLHPGLYPGHRPGLGRHCSCRQGYREPCGVANGGYCRPEGTLERRRVPHGYEASPQGYAEAAAEKRRLCRSLSEGPYPYAAELGKPGGDFGYRPAAYREVVILEEPGMPAVCSCPACEEKLALPTAALYGLRLEREAGEGWAGEAGKPLVHHPVRPAHPLPLLVPACGHHHAPVPDYSCLKPPKVGEDGHEGCAYAVCPEGRYGLPGYPALVSYGCGGAVPSYCPAYGRAPHSCGPPSDGRGYSSPGAHSPRAGSVSPGSPPYLQPRKLGYEVPVEDGRHEYPLPGHLTSAGPSASTESPEPSWRDGSSGHGTLPRSPRDVPCSAPSELSGPSTPLHTSSPVQGKESTRRQDTRSPSLASAQRLSPGEALPPVVQGGTEKAPELLATKRPEPLDPSPFSQTSPPSSPNGWPQERSPLGHPNSASPRGPVPSTLPGLRHAPWQGPRAPPDSPDGSPLTPVPTQMPWLVASPEPPQSSPTPAFPLAASYDANGPTQPPLPEKRHGPGSGQQPSPPARSTNHVTFAPPLPDVTQPPEHSSQENQSNVKFVQDTSKFWYKPHLSRDQAIALLKDKEPGAFLIRDSHSFQGAYGLALKVAAPPPSAQPWKGDPSEQLVRHFLIETGPKGVKIKGCPTEPYFGSLSALVSQHSISPISLPCCLRIPSKDPLEETLEAPAPTNMSTAADLLRQGAACSVLYLTSVETESLTGPQAVARASSAALSCSPNPVPAIVHFKVSAQGITLTDNQRKLFFRRHYPVGSITFSSTDPQDRRWTNPDGTTSKIFGFVAKKPGSPWENVCHLFAELDPDQPASAIVTFITKVLLGHRK
- the Tns2 gene encoding tensin-2 isoform X3, which translates into the protein MGMRSQAVEEGLLPSVPRWTSLCIVKPRRAEPHSFREKVFRKKAPVCAVCKVAIDGTGVSCRVCKVATHRKCEAKVTASCQALPPAELRRNTAPVRRIEHLGSTKSLNHAKQRSTLPRSFSLDPLMERRWDLDLTYVTERILAAAFPARPDEQRHRGHLRELAHVLQSKHRDKYLLFNLSEKRHDLTRLNPKVQDFGWPELHAPPLDKLCSICKAMETWLSADPQHVAVLYCKGSKGKLGVIVSAYMHYSKISAGADQALATLTMRKFCEDKVATELQPSQRRYVSYFSGLLSGSIRMNSSPLFLHCVSVPVLPAFEPNTGFQPFLKIYQSMQLVYTSGVYRIAGPGPQQLCISLEPALLLKGDVMVTCYHRGGQGTDRTLVFRVQFHTCTIHGPRLTFPKDQLDEAWADERVPFQASVEFVFSSSPEKGKGSTPRNDPSVSVDYNTAEPAVRWDSYENFNQHPEDGVDGSLAHTRGPLDGSPYAQVQRAPRQTPPAPSPEPPAPPMLSVSSDSGHSSTLTAEPTAESPGRPPPTAAERQELERLLGGCGAAGGARGAGRETAILDDEEPAAGAGLHPGLYPGHRPGLGRHCSCRQGYREPCGVANGGYCRPEGTLERRRVPHGYEASPQGYAEAAAEKRRLCRSLSEGPYPYAAELGKPGGDFGYRPAAYREVVILEEPGMPAVCSCPACEEKLALPTAALYGLRLEREAGEGWAGEAGKPLVHHPVRPAHPLPLLVPACGHHHAPVPDYSCLKPPKVGEDGHEGCAYAVCPEGRYGLPGYPALVSYGCGGAVPSYCPAYGRAPHSCGPPSDGRGYSSPGAHSPRAGSVSPGSPPYLQPRKLGYEVPVEDGRHEYPLPGHLTSAGPSASTESPEPSWRDGSSGHGTLPRSPRDVPCSAPSELSGPSTPLHTSSPVQGKESTRRQDTRSPSLASAQRLSPGEALPPVVQGGTEKAPELLATKRPEPLDPSPFSQTSPPSSPNGWPQERSPLGHPNSASPRGPVPSTLPGLRHAPWQGPRAPPDSPDGSPLTPVPTQMPWLVASPEPPQSSPTPAFPLAASYDANGPTQPPLPEKRHGPGSGQQPSPPARSTNHVTFAPPLPDVTQPPEHSSQENQSNVKFVQDTSKFWYKPHLSRDQAIALLKDKEPGAFLIRDSHSFQGAYGLALKVAAPPPSAQPWKGDPSEQLVRHFLIETGPKGVKIKGCPTEPYFGSLSALVSQHSISPISLPCCLRIPSKDPLEETLEAPAPTNMSTAADLLRQGAACSVLYLTSVETESLTGPQAVARASSAALSCSPNPVPAIVHFKVSAQGITLTDNQRKLFFRRHYPVGSITFSSTDPQDRRWTNPDGTTSKIFGFVAKKPGSPWENVCHLFAELDPDQPASAIVTFITKVLLGHRK
- the Tns2 gene encoding tensin-2 isoform X7 — protein: MKPRRAEPHSFREKVFRKKAPVCAVCKVAIDGTGVSCRVCKVATHRKCEAKVTASCQALPPAELRRNTAPVRRIEHLGSTKSLNHAKQRSTLPRSFSLDPLMERRWDLDLTYVTERILAAAFPARPDEQRHRGHLRELAHVLQSKHRDKYLLFNLSEKRHDLTRLNPKVQDFGWPELHAPPLDKLCSICKAMETWLSADPQHVAVLYCKGSKGKLGVIVSAYMHYSKISAGADQALATLTMRKFCEDKVATELQPSQRRYVSYFSGLLSGSIRMNSSPLFLHCVSVPVLPAFEPNTGFQPFLKIYQSMQLVYTSGVYRIAGPGPQQLCISLEPALLLKGDVMVTCYHRGGQGTDRTLVFRVQFHTCTIHGPRLTFPKDQLDEAWADERVPFQASVEFVFSSSPEKGKGSTPRNDPSVSVDYNTAEPAVRWDSYENFNQHPEDGVDGSLAHTRGPLDGSPYAQVQRAPRQTPPAPSPEPPAPPMLSVSSDSGHSSTLTAEPTAESPGRPPPTAAERQELERLLGGCGAAGGARGAGRETAILDDEEPAAGAGLHPGLYPGHRPGLGRHCSCRQGYREPCGVANGGYCRPEGTLERRRVPHGYEASPQGYAEAAAEKRRLCRSLSEGPYPYAAELGKPGGDFGYRPAAYREVVILEEPGMPAVCSCPACEEKLALPTAALYGLRLEREAGEGWAGEAGKPLVHHPVRPAHPLPLLVPACGHHHAPVPDYSCLKPPKVGEDGHEGCAYAVCPEGRYGLPGYPALVSYGCGGAVPSYCPAYGRAPHSCGPPSDGRGYSSPGAHSPRAGSVSPGSPPYLQPRKLGYEVPVEDGRHEYPLPGHLTSAGPSASTESPEPSWRDGSSGHGTLPRSPRDVPCSAPSELSGPSTPLHTSSPVQGKESTRRQDTRSPSLASAQRLSPGEALPPVVQGGTEKAPELLATKRPEPLDPSPFSQTSPPSSPNGWPQERSPLGHPNSASPRGPVPSTLPGLRHAPWQGPRAPPDSPDGSPLTPVPTQMPWLVASPEPPQSSPTPAFPLAASYDANGPTQPPLPEKRHGPGSGQQPSPPARSTNHVTFAPPLPDVTQPPEHSSQENQSNVKFVQDTSKFWYKPHLSRDQAIALLKDKEPGAFLIRDSHSFQGAYGLALKVAAPPPSAQPWKGDPSEQLVRHFLIETGPKGVKIKGCPTEPYFGSLSALVSQHSISPISLPCCLRIPSKDPLEETLEAPAPTNMSTAADLLRQGAACSVLYLTSVETESLTGPQAVARASSAALSCSPNPVPAIVHFKVSAQGITLTDNQRKLFFRRHYPVGSITFSSTDPQDRRWTNPDGTTSKIFGFVAKKPGSPWENVCHLFAELDPDQPASAIVTFITKVLLGHRK
- the Tns2 gene encoding tensin-2 isoform X9; its protein translation is MWPCCTARGARASLGSSCLPTCTTARSRRASGGGWQFLAALGLQRLHSSLCLRHHVALSLADQALATLTMRKFCEDKVATELQPSQRRYVSYFSGLLSGSIRMNSSPLFLHCVSVPVLPAFEPNTGFQPFLKIYQSMQLVYTSGVYRIAGPGPQQLCISLEPALLLKGDVMVTCYHRGGQGTDRTLVFRVQFHTCTIHGPRLTFPKDQLDEAWADERVPFQASVEFVFSSSPEKGKGSTPRNDPSVSVDYNTAEPAVRWDSYENFNQHPEDGVDGSLAHTRGPLDGSPYAQVQRAPRQTPPAPSPEPPAPPMLSVSSDSGHSSTLTAEPTAESPGRPPPTAAERQELERLLGGCGAAGGARGAGRETAILDDEEPAAGAGLHPGLYPGHRPGLGRHCSCRQGYREPCGVANGGYCRPEGTLERRRVPHGYEASPQGYAEAAAEKRRLCRSLSEGPYPYAAELGKPGGDFGYRPAAYREVVILEEPGMPAVCSCPACEEKLALPTAALYGLRLEREAGEGWAGEAGKPLVHHPVRPAHPLPLLVPACGHHHAPVPDYSCLKPPKVGEDGHEGCAYAVCPEGRYGLPGYPALVSYGCGGAVPSYCPAYGRAPHSCGPPSDGRGYSSPGAHSPRAGSVSPGSPPYLQPRKLGYEVPVEDGRHEYPLPGHLTSAGPSASTESPEPSWRDGSSGHGTLPRSPRDVPCSAPSELSGPSTPLHTSSPVQGKESTRRQDTRSPSLASAQRLSPGEALPPVVQGGTEKAPELLATKRPEPLDPSPFSQTSPPSSPNGWPQERSPLGHPNSASPRGPVPSTLPGLRHAPWQGPRAPPDSPDGSPLTPVPTQMPWLVASPEPPQSSPTPAFPLAASYDANGPTQPPLPEKRHGPGSGQQPSPPARSTNHVTFAPPLPDVTQPPEHSSQENQSNVKFVQDTSKFWYKPHLSRDQAIALLKDKEPGAFLIRDSHSFQGAYGLALKVAAPPPSAQPWKGDPSEQLVRHFLIETGPKGVKIKGCPTEPYFGSLSALVSQHSISPISLPCCLRIPSKDPLEETLEAPAPTNMSTAADLLRQGAACSVLYLTSVETESLTGPQAVARASSAALSCSPNPVPAIVHFKVSAQGITLTDNQRKLFFRRHYPVGSITFSSTDPQDRRWTNPDGTTSKIFGFVAKKPGSPWENVCHLFAELDPDQPASAIVTFITKVLLGHRK
- the Tns2 gene encoding tensin-2 isoform X10, producing the protein MRKFCEDKVATELQPSQRRYVSYFSGLLSGSIRMNSSPLFLHCVSVPVLPAFEPNTGFQPFLKIYQSMQLVYTSGVYRIAGPGPQQLCISLEPALLLKGDVMVTCYHRGGQGTDRTLVFRVQFHTCTIHGPRLTFPKDQLDEAWADERVPFQASVEFVFSSSPEKGKGSTPRNDPSVSVDYNTAEPAVRWDSYENFNQHPEDGVDGSLAHTRGPLDGSPYAQVQRAPRQTPPAPSPEPPAPPMLSVSSDSGHSSTLTAEPTAESPGRPPPTAAERQELERLLGGCGAAGGARGAGRETAILDDEEPAAGAGLHPGLYPGHRPGLGRHCSCRQGYREPCGVANGGYCRPEGTLERRRVPHGYEASPQGYAEAAAEKRRLCRSLSEGPYPYAAELGKPGGDFGYRPAAYREVVILEEPGMPAVCSCPACEEKLALPTAALYGLRLEREAGEGWAGEAGKPLVHHPVRPAHPLPLLVPACGHHHAPVPDYSCLKPPKVGEDGHEGCAYAVCPEGRYGLPGYPALVSYGCGGAVPSYCPAYGRAPHSCGPPSDGRGYSSPGAHSPRAGSVSPGSPPYLQPRKLGYEVPVEDGRHEYPLPGHLTSAGPSASTESPEPSWRDGSSGHGTLPRSPRDVPCSAPSELSGPSTPLHTSSPVQGKESTRRQDTRSPSLASAQRLSPGEALPPVVQGGTEKAPELLATKRPEPLDPSPFSQTSPPSSPNGWPQERSPLGHPNSASPRGPVPSTLPGLRHAPWQGPRAPPDSPDGSPLTPVPTQMPWLVASPEPPQSSPTPAFPLAASYDANGPTQPPLPEKRHGPGSGQQPSPPARSTNHVTFAPPLPDVTQPPEHSSQENQSNVKFVQDTSKFWYKPHLSRDQAIALLKDKEPGAFLIRDSHSFQGAYGLALKVAAPPPSAQPWKGDPSEQLVRHFLIETGPKGVKIKGCPTEPYFGSLSALVSQHSISPISLPCCLRIPSKDPLEETLEAPAPTNMSTAADLLRQGAACSVLYLTSVETESLTGPQAVARASSAALSCSPNPVPAIVHFKVSAQGITLTDNQRKLFFRRHYPVGSITFSSTDPQDRRWTNPDGTTSKIFGFVAKKPGSPWENVCHLFAELDPDQPASAIVTFITKVLLGHRK
- the Tns2 gene encoding tensin-2 isoform X6; translation: MKPRRAEPHSFREKVFRKKAPVCAVCKVAIDGTGVSCRVCKVATHRKCEAKVTASCQALPPAELRRNTAPVRRIEHLGSTKSLNHAKQRSTLPSFAASPRSFSLDPLMERRWDLDLTYVTERILAAAFPARPDEQRHRGHLRELAHVLQSKHRDKYLLFNLSEKRHDLTRLNPKVQDFGWPELHAPPLDKLCSICKAMETWLSADPQHVAVLYCKGSKGKLGVIVSAYMHYSKISAGADQALATLTMRKFCEDKVATELQPSQRRYVSYFSGLLSGSIRMNSSPLFLHCVSVPVLPAFEPNTGFQPFLKIYQSMQLVYTSGVYRIAGPGPQQLCISLEPALLLKGDVMVTCYHRGGQGTDRTLVFRVQFHTCTIHGPRLTFPKDQLDEAWADERVPFQASVEFVFSSSPEKGKGSTPRNDPSVSVDYNTAEPAVRWDSYENFNQHPEDGVDGSLAHTRGPLDGSPYAQVQRAPRQTPPAPSPEPPAPPMLSVSSDSGHSSTLTAEPTAESPGRPPPTAAERQELERLLGGCGAAGGARGAGRETAILDDEEPAAGAGLHPGLYPGHRPGLGRHCSCRQGYREPCGVANGGYCRPEGTLERRRVPHGYEASPQGYAEAAAEKRRLCRSLSEGPYPYAAELGKPGGDFGYRPAAYREVVILEEPGMPAVCSCPACEEKLALPTAALYGLRLEREAGEGWAGEAGKPLVHHPVRPAHPLPLLVPACGHHHAPVPDYSCLKPPKVGEDGHEGCAYAVCPEGRYGLPGYPALVSYGCGGAVPSYCPAYGRAPHSCGPPSDGRGYSSPGAHSPRAGSVSPGSPPYLQPRKLGYEVPVEDGRHEYPLPGHLTSAGPSASTESPEPSWRDGSSGHGTLPRSPRDVPCSAPSELSGPSTPLHTSSPVQGKESTRRQDTRSPSLASAQRLSPGEALPPVVQGGTEKAPELLATKRPEPLDPSPFSQTSPPSSPNGWPQERSPLGHPNSASPRGPVPSTLPGLRHAPWQGPRAPPDSPDGSPLTPVPTQMPWLVASPEPPQSSPTPAFPLAASYDANGPTQPPLPEKRHGPGSGQQPSPPARSTNHVTFAPPLPDVTQPPEHSSQENQSNVKFVQDTSKFWYKPHLSRDQAIALLKDKEPGAFLIRDSHSFQGAYGLALKVAAPPPSAQPWKGDPSEQLVRHFLIETGPKGVKIKGCPTEPYFGSLSALVSQHSISPISLPCCLRIPSKDPLEETLEAPAPTNMSTAADLLRQGAACSVLYLTSVETESLTGPQAVARASSAALSCSPNPVPAIVHFKVSAQGITLTDNQRKLFFRRHYPVGSITFSSTDPQDRRWTNPDGTTSKIFGFVAKKPGSPWENVCHLFAELDPDQPASAIVTFITKVLLGHRK
- the Tns2 gene encoding tensin-2 isoform X4, whose protein sequence is MKSSGLVERLLRNLGWRDSSQATSRPRRAEPHSFREKVFRKKAPVCAVCKVAIDGTGVSCRVCKVATHRKCEAKVTASCQALPPAELRRNTAPVRRIEHLGSTKSLNHAKQRSTLPRSFSLDPLMERRWDLDLTYVTERILAAAFPARPDEQRHRGHLRELAHVLQSKHRDKYLLFNLSEKRHDLTRLNPKVQDFGWPELHAPPLDKLCSICKAMETWLSADPQHVAVLYCKGSKGKLGVIVSAYMHYSKISAGADQALATLTMRKFCEDKVATELQPSQRRYVSYFSGLLSGSIRMNSSPLFLHCVSVPVLPAFEPNTGFQPFLKIYQSMQLVYTSGVYRIAGPGPQQLCISLEPALLLKGDVMVTCYHRGGQGTDRTLVFRVQFHTCTIHGPRLTFPKDQLDEAWADERVPFQASVEFVFSSSPEKGKGSTPRNDPSVSVDYNTAEPAVRWDSYENFNQHPEDGVDGSLAHTRGPLDGSPYAQVQRAPRQTPPAPSPEPPAPPMLSVSSDSGHSSTLTAEPTAESPGRPPPTAAERQELERLLGGCGAAGGARGAGRETAILDDEEPAAGAGLHPGLYPGHRPGLGRHCSCRQGYREPCGVANGGYCRPEGTLERRRVPHGYEASPQGYAEAAAEKRRLCRSLSEGPYPYAAELGKPGGDFGYRPAAYREVVILEEPGMPAVCSCPACEEKLALPTAALYGLRLEREAGEGWAGEAGKPLVHHPVRPAHPLPLLVPACGHHHAPVPDYSCLKPPKVGEDGHEGCAYAVCPEGRYGLPGYPALVSYGCGGAVPSYCPAYGRAPHSCGPPSDGRGYSSPGAHSPRAGSVSPGSPPYLQPRKLGYEVPVEDGRHEYPLPGHLTSAGPSASTESPEPSWRDGSSGHGTLPRSPRDVPCSAPSELSGPSTPLHTSSPVQGKESTRRQDTRSPSLASAQRLSPGEALPPVVQGGTEKAPELLATKRPEPLDPSPFSQTSPPSSPNGWPQERSPLGHPNSASPRGPVPSTLPGLRHAPWQGPRAPPDSPDGSPLTPVPTQMPWLVASPEPPQSSPTPAFPLAASYDANGPTQPPLPEKRHGPGSGQQPSPPARSTNHVTFAPPLPDVTQPPEHSSQENQSNVKFVQDTSKFWYKPHLSRDQAIALLKDKEPGAFLIRDSHSFQGAYGLALKVAAPPPSAQPWKGDPSEQLVRHFLIETGPKGVKIKGCPTEPYFGSLSALVSQHSISPISLPCCLRIPSKDPLEETLEAPAPTNMSTAADLLRQGAACSVLYLTSVETESLTGPQAVARASSAALSCSPNPVPAIVHFKVSAQGITLTDNQRKLFFRRHYPVGSITFSSTDPQDRRWTNPDGTTSKIFGFVAKKPGSPWENVCHLFAELDPDQPASAIVTFITKVLLGHRK